A region of Neovison vison isolate M4711 chromosome 7, ASM_NN_V1, whole genome shotgun sequence DNA encodes the following proteins:
- the INTS5 gene encoding integrator complex subunit 5 — MSALCDPPGAPGPPGPAPATHGPAPLSAQELSQEIKAFLTGVDPILGHQLSAREHARCGLLLLRSLPPARAAVLDHLRGVFDESVRAHLAALDESPVAGPPHLRPPPPSHVPAGGPGLEDVVQEVQQVLSEFIRANPKAWAPVISAWSIDLMGQLSSTYSGQHQRVPHATGSLNELLQLWMGCRATRTLMDIYVQCLSALIGSCPDACVDALLDTSVQHSPHFDWVVAHIGSSFPGTIISRVLSCGLKDFCVHSGAGGGAGGSGGSSSQTPSIDPFPGSPAIPGEKRVPKIASVVGILGHLASRHGDSIRRELLRMFHDSLAGGSGGRSGDPSLQATVPFLLQLAVMSPALLGTVSGELVDCLKPPAVLSQLQQHLQGFPREELDNMLNLAVHLVSQASGAGAYRLLQFLVDTAMPASVITTQGLAVPDTVREACDRLIQLLLLHLQKLVHHRGGSPGEGVLGPPPPPRPVPFLDALRNHVGELCGETLRLERKRFLWQHQLLGLLSVYTRPSCGPEALGHLLSRARSPEELSLATQLYAGLVVSLSGLLPLAFRSCLARVHAGTLQPPFTARFLRNLALLVGWEQQGGEGPAALGARFGESASAHLSDLAPLLLHPEEEVAEAAASLLAICPFPQEALSPSQLLGLVRAGVHRFFASLRLHGPPGVASASQLLTRLSQTSPAGLKAVLQLLVEGALHRGNAELFGGEVDRDNETLSVVSAPLASASLLDTNRRHTAAVPGPGGIWSVFHAGVIGRGLKPPKFVQSRNQQEVSYNTQSLLSLLVHCCSAPGGTECGGCWGAPTLSPEAAKAVAVTLVESVCPDAAGAELAWPPEEHARATVERDLRIGRRFREQPLLFELLKLVAAAPPALCYCSVLLRGLLAALLGHWEASRHPDTAHSPWHLEASCTLVAVMAEGSLLPPALGNMHEVFSQLAPFEVRLLLLSVWGFLREHGPLPQKFIFQSERGRFIRDFSREGGGEGGPHLAVLHSVLHRNIDRLGLFSGRFQAPSPSTLLRQGT; from the exons ATGTCCGCGTTGTGCGACCCTCCCGGGGCCCCAGGGCCTCCCGGGCCTGCCCCGGCCACCCACGGTCCCGCGCCGCTCAG TGCTCAAGAGCTGTCCCAGGAAATCAAGGCTTTTCTGACTGGTGTGGACCCTATTCTGGGCCACCAACTCTCGGCCCGGGAACATGCTCGCTGTGGTCTTCTCCTGCTCCGCTCTTTGCCACCTGCTCGGGCTGCTGTGCTCGACCACTTGCGAGGAGTCTTTGATGAGAGTGTCCGGGCCCACCTGGCTGCCCTGGATGAAAGCCCTGTGGCTGGCCCCCCTCACCTCcgtccacccccaccctcccatgTCCCAGCTGGGGGACCTGGTCTAGAAGATGTGGTGCAGGAAGTACAGCAGGTGCTGTCTGAGTTTATCCGGGCCAACCCGAAGGCCTGGGCACCTGTGATTAGTGCATGGTCCATTGACCTCATGGGGCAGCTGAGCAGCACATACTCAGGCCAGCACCAGCGTGTGCCCCACGCCACTGGCTCTCTCAACGAATTGCTGCAGCTGTGGATGGGCTGTCGGGCCACCCGCACATTAATGGACATCTATGTTCAGTGTCTCTCAGCTCTCATTGGTAGTTGCCCAGATGCCTGCGTGGATGCCTTGCTGGATACCTCTGTCCAGCATTCCCCACACTTCGACTGGGTTGTGGCCCATATTGGCTCCTCTTTTCCTGGCACTATCATCTCCCGAGTTCTCTCCTGTGGCCTTAAGGATTTCTGTGTTCACAGTGGGGCTGGAGGTGGAGCTGGTGGCAGTGGTGGAAGCTCTTCTCAGACCCCCTCTATAGACCCGTTCCCTGGATCTCCTGCTATCCCTGGGGAGAAACGGGTGCCCAAGATTGCCTCAGTTGTAGGCATCCTAGGGCACCTGGCCTCCCGCCACGGAGACAGCATCCGCCGGGAGCTTCTTCGAATGTTCCATGATAGCCTGGCAGGGGGCTCTGGGGGCCGGAGTGGTGACCCGTCCCTTCAGGCCACAGTTCCTTTCCTACTGCAGCTGGCGGTCATGTCACCAGCTTTGCTGGGCACCGTCTCTGGAGAGCTGGTGGACTGCCTTAAGCCCCCAGCTGTACTGAGTCAGCTGCAGCAACACCTGCAGGGATTCCCCCGAGAGGAGCTGGACAACATGCTGAATCTGGCTGTGCATCTGGTGAGCCAGGCCTCGGGGGCAGGTGCCTACCGCCTTTTGCAGTTTCTGGTGGACACAGCTATGCCTGCCTCAGTCATTACTACCCAGGGCCTGGCTGTGCCGGACACTGTACGTGAGGCCTGTGACCGGCTgatccagctgctgctgctgcaccTGCAAAAACTGGTTCATCACCGGGGAGGGTCTCCTGGGGAAGGGGTGCTgggcccgcccccacccccccgccctgtGCCCTTTCTAGATGCGCTAAGGAACCACGTTGGAGAGCTGTGTGGAGAGACGTTACGATTGGAGCGGAAGCGCTTTCTCTGGCAACACCAGCtcctgggcctgctctctgtctATACTCGGCCTAGCTGTGGACCCGAGGCCTTGGGCCATCTCCTGAGCCGGGCCCGAAGCCCTGAAGAGTTGAGTCTGGCCACCCAATTATATGCAGGGCTGGTGGTCAGTCTCTCTGGCCTCCTGCCTCTGGCTTTCCGAAGCTGCCTGGCTCGGGTACACGCAGGGACTCTGCAGCCTCCCTTCACTGCCCGGTTCCTACGTAACTTGGCACTGCTAGTGGGGTGGGAACAGCAGGGTGGTGAGGGCCCTGCAGCCCTCGGGGCCCGGTTTGGGGAGTCTGCATCAGCCCATTTGTCTGACCTGGCTCCTCTCCTGCTACATCCTGAGGAGGAAGTAGCTGAAGCTGCTGCCTCCCTGCTGGCCATTTGTCCCTTTCCTCAAGAAGCCCTGTCCCCGTCCCAACTCCTGGGGCTGGTGAGAGCTGGAGTACATCGCTTCTTTGCCTCTCTGAGGCTGCATGGCCCCCCAGGTGTGGCATCGGCCTCTCAGCTTCTCACTCGCCTCTCTCAGACCTCCCCAGCTGGGCTCAAGGCTGTCTTGCAGCTGCTAGTTGAGGGAGCCTTACATCGGGGCAACGCAGAACTGTTTGGAGGGGAAGTGGATAGGGACAACGAGACTCTTTCGGTTGTCTCCGCTCCTTTGGCCTCTGCCTCCCTGTTGGACACAAACCGTCGGCACACTGCAGCTGTGCCAGGGCCTGGAGGGATTTGGTCAGTTTTCCATGCTGGAGTCATAGGTCGTGGCCTAAAGCCACCGAAGTTTGTCCAGTCGCGCAATCAGCAGGAAGTGAGCTATAACACCCAGAGCCTGCTCAGCCTCCTGGTGCACTGCTGCAGTGCCCCTGGAGGTACTGAatgtgggggctgctggggggctCCCACCCTGAGCCCGGAGGCAGCCAAAGCAGTGGCAGTGACCTTGGTGGAGAGCGTGTGTCCTGATGCAGCTGGTGCTGAGCTGGCCTGGCCCCCTGAGGAGCATGCCAGGGCCACAGTGGAGCGGGATCTCCGCATTGGCCGTCGCTTCCGGGAACAGCCCCTGCTCTTTGAGCTGTTGAAGCTGGTagctgctgctcccccagccctgtgCTACTGCTCCGTGCTCCTGCGGGGGCTACTAGCCGCCCTTCTGGGTCATTGGGAAGCCTCTCGCCACCCTGATACAGCTCACTCTCCCTGGCACCTGGAGGCATCCTGCACCCTGGTAGCTGTCATGGCAGAGGGAAGCCTCCTGCCACCAGCCCTGGGTAATATGCACGAGGTATTTAGCCAACTGGCTCCTTTTGAAGTGCGTCTGCTGCTGCTCAGTGTCTGGGGCTTTCTCCGGGAGCATGGACCATTGCCCCAGAAGTTCATCTTCCAGTCAGAGCGTGGCCGCTTCATCCGGGACTTCTCCAGGGAGGGTGGCGGTGAGGGTGGACCCCATCTTGCTGTGCTGCACAGTGTCCTCCACCGCAATATTGACCGCCTGGGCCTTTTCTCTGGCCGTTTTCAGGCACCTTCGCCGTCCACTCTCCTTCGGCAGGGGACATAG
- the C7H11orf98 gene encoding uncharacterized protein C11orf98 homolog, with product MGAPGGKINRPRTELKKKLFKRRRVLNRERRLKRRVVGAVIDEGLITRHHLKKRASSARANITLSGKKRRKLLQQIRLAQKEKAAMEVEAPATPARTSEPQPKRQKKTKGPQDVDMEDLEDES from the exons ATGGGGGCTCCCGGAGGAAAGATCAACCGGCCCCGAACG GAGCTGAAGAAGAAGCTGTTCAAGCGACGGCGGGTGTTGAACCGGGAGCGGAGACTGAAGCGCCGGGTGGTCGGGGCTGTGATAGACGAAGGGCTGATCACGCGGCACCACCTGAAGAAGCGGGC GTCCAGTGCACGTGCCAACATTACTCTCTCTGGGAAGAAGCGCAGAAAGCTCCTCCAGCAGATCCGGCTAgcccagaaagagaaagcagccaTGGAAG TGGAAGCCCCCGCCACGCCAGCCAGGACTAGTGAACCGCAGCCCAAGCGGCAAAAGAAGACGAAAGGCCCCCAGGATGTAGACATGGAGGACCTTGAAGATGAGAGCTGA
- the CSKMT gene encoding citrate synthase-lysine N-methyltransferase CSKMT, mitochondrial: MAALRRTLHVATLAAGARRALAGSLAGSCLADRRLWDKLHADTRKGHVPTFDWFFGYEETQGLLLPLLQETAAACPLRVLDVGCGTSSLCTGLYTQCPYPVDVLGVDFSPVAIAHMKRLLEGGEGQTPLCPGHPASRLHFMQADAQNLEPVASSGSFHLVLDKGTWDAVARGGPQGAYQLLSECLRVLRPQGTLIQFSDEDPDVRLPYLEQGSPGWSVTVQEVGPFGGITYFAYLVQGSH; the protein is encoded by the exons ATGGCCGCGCTGCGCCGAACCCTCCACGTGGCGACCCTGGCGGCTGGGGCGCGCCGTGCTTTGGCGG GTTCCCTGGCTGGTAGCTGCCTGGCTGACCGTCGCCTCTGGGATAAGCTCCATGCCGATACCCGAAAAGGCCACGTCCCCACGTTCGACTGGTTCTTTGGGTATGAGGAAACCCAGGGGTTGCTACTGCCGCTCCTGCAGGAGACAGCGGCTGCCTGCCCACTGCGGGTGTTGGACGTGGGCTGTGGGACCTCCAGTCTGTGTACAGGCCTCTACACCCAGTGCCCATATCCCGTGGATGTGCTGGGGGTGGACTTCTCTCCTGTGGCTATTGCCCACATGAAGCGTCTCCTGGAAGGTGGTGAAGGCCAAACACCCCTGTGTCCTGGGCATCCTGCCTCCAGACTCCACTTTATGCAGGCTGATGCCCAGAACCTGGAGCCAGTGGCTTCCTCCGGCTCCTTCCACCTAGTGCTGGATAAGGGCACCTGGGATGCTGTTGCCCGTGGTGGTCCGCAGGGAGCTTACCAGCTTCTGTCAGAGTGCCTCAGGGTCCTAAGACCCCAGGGGACCCTGATTCAGTTCTCAGACGAGGACCCTGATGTGCGGCTTCCCTACCTGGAGCAAGGGTCCCCAGGCTGGAGTGTGACTGTGCAGGAGGTAGGCCCTTTTGGGGGCATTACTTACTTTGCTTACTTGGTTCAAGGCTCTCATTAA
- the LOC122914552 gene encoding ubiquinol-cytochrome-c reductase complex assembly factor 3 → MGTLRKALIVGALLGAGAGVGSALFVLVTPGEEKKQAMLKEIPEQDPRRRDEATRTKELVLATLQEAATTQENVAWRKNWMVGGGGRSA, encoded by the exons ATGGGGACTTTACGCAAAGCGCTGATCGTGGGTGCCCTTCTGGGCGCGGGGGCTGGCGTGGGCTCCGCGCTCTTTGTCCTCGTGACCCCGggagaggagaagaagcaggcgATGCTGAAG GAGATACCCGAGCAGGACCCGCGGCGCAGGGACGAGGCGACCAGAACCAAAGAGTTAGTGCTGGCCACTCTGCAGGAGGCAGCGACCACGCAGGAGAACGTGGCCTGGAGGAAGAACTGGATGGTCGGCGGCGGCGGGAGGTCAGCGTGA